A single region of the Salvia miltiorrhiza cultivar Shanhuang (shh) chromosome 8, IMPLAD_Smil_shh, whole genome shotgun sequence genome encodes:
- the LOC130997861 gene encoding uncharacterized protein LOC130997861, whose amino-acid sequence MASSRNSNRVEEDAIDMNDDMDDDGLEDIPIGEDGEATIETGSQSGVSKKRKKGSARSDHWKGFTLMWVEEGDPPEKTRKGKCKTCGAVICADSYRNGTNGLKNHTISCSKKHKNTTEGQTVLHFTPASTDGTSSLSAWKFDQKFVRLTLAEMIILDELPFTHVEKEGFQKFVAAACPMFQIPIRADCVKIFLERKDRLKTFFTKKGMGRAH is encoded by the coding sequence ATGGCATCTTCTCGCAATAGTAATCGTGTTGAGGAAGACGCTATTGATATGAATGATGATATGGATGATGATGGGTTAGAGGATATTCCTATCGGCGAAGACGGGGAAGCAACAATAGAAACCGGATCTCAAAGTGGTGTatcaaagaaaaggaaaaaaggaagTGCACGCTCAGATCATTGGAAAGGTTTCACACTTATGTGGGTTGAAGAAGGTGATCCTCCGGAGAAGACGCGCAAGGGGAAGTGCAAGACATGTGGAGCTGTAATTTGCGCCGATTCATACCGTAATGGGACGAATGGCCTCAAGAACCACACTATTTCGTGCTccaaaaagcataaaaatacAACGGAAGGTCAAACTGTATTGCATTTCACACCTGCCAGCACGGATGGAACTAGCTCATTGTCAGCTTGGAAGTTTGATCAGAAGTTTGTTCGACTCACTTTGGCTGAGATGATTATCCTTGATGAGCTCCCATTCACACATGTGGAAAAGGAAGGCTTCCAAAAATTTGTTGCTGCTGCTTGCCCAATGTTCCAAATTCCTATCAGAGCTGACTGTGTGAAGATCTTCTTGGAGCGGAAAGATAGGTTGAAGACTTTCTTCACCAAGAAGGGCATGGGTAGGGCTCATTGA
- the LOC130997862 gene encoding UDP-glycosyltransferase 73D1-like, translating to MAPSRLHFVLVPLLAQGHMIPMIDMAKLLAEHGVTASLVTTPHNTPRFANTIHRARAAGLHINLIEIPFPSEEVGLPPGCENLDTVPSRHLIRQFYTALDKLQPALEHHLADLDPPPSCIISDKCLSWTSATAEKFHVPRVVFHGMCCFSLLTSHNVKLHRPHLAVQSDWEPFLIPGLPVRVEITRAQLPGSFVALPDLDDIREQMQQAESSAYGVVVNSFPELEAGCAEVYEKAMKKKVWCIGPVSQCNREATDKFERGNAASIEESKCLEWLESMKPRSVVYVCLGSQCRLVAAQLKEIGLGLQASMHPFIWVISRYEEVEKWLEEEGFEERVGGRGLVIKGWAPQLMILSHPTVGGFLTHCGWNSTIEGVCSGVPMLTWPMFAEQFLNEKLIVDVLGIGVRVGVQFPVRWGDEEKVGVVVRKEQVEEAVVMLMDGGGEDRRRRARDLAVVAMSKTETGGSAHLNVALLIQDILDQSLVNSN from the coding sequence ATGGCGCCCTCTCGCCTTCACTTCGTGCTCGTCCCGCTGCTAGCTCAAGGCCACATGATCCCCATGATCGACATGGCCAAGCTGCTGGCCGAGCACGGCGTCACCGCCAGCCTAGTCACCACGCCGCACAACACCCCGCGCTTCGCCAACACCATCCACCGCGCCCGCGCCGCAGGCCTCCACATCAACCTCATCGAAATCCCCTTCCCCTCCGAGGAGGTCGGCCTGCCCCCGGGCTGCGAGAACCTCGACACTGTCCCCTCGCGCCACCTCATACGACAATTCTACACCGCCCTCGACAAGCTCCAGCCCGCTCTCGAGCACCACCTGGCGGATCTGGATCCGCCGCCGAGCTGCATCATCTCCGACAAGTGCCTCTCCTGGACCTCCGCCACAGCCGAGAAATTCCACGTCCCGCGCGTCGTGTTCCACGGCATGTGCTGCTTCTCGCTCCTGACGTCGCACAATGTGAAGCTCCACAGGCCTCACCTCGCCGTCCAATCCGACTGGGAACCGTTTCTGATCCCGGGATTGCCCGTCCGCGTGGAGATAACGCGCGCGCAGCTGCCCGGCTCTTTCGTGGCGCTGCCCGATCTGGACGACATCAGGGAGCAAATGCAGCAGGCGGAGTCCAGCGCTTACGGCGTCGTCGTCAACAGCTTCCCCGAATTGGAGGCCGGCTGCGCCGAGGTTTATGAAAAGGCGATGAAGAAGAAGGTATGGTGCATCGGGCCAGTGTCCCAGTGCAATCGGGAGGCCACGGACAAGTTCGAGAGAGGGAACGCGGCGTCGATCGAGGAGAGCAAGTGCTTAGAGTGGCTGGAGTCGATGAAGCCGAGATCGGTTGTTTACGTGTGCCTGGGGAGCCAGTGCCGGCTGGTGGCGGCTCAGCTGAAGGAGATAGGGCTGGGGCTGCAAGCGTCGATGCATCCGTTTATCTGGGTGATAAGCAGATACGAGGAGGTGGAGAAATGGCTGGAGGAGGAGGGTTTCGAGGAAAGGGTAGGGGGGCGGGGGCTGGTGATCAAGGGGTGGGCGCCGCAGCTCATGATCTTGTCGCACCCCACAGTGGGGGGGTTCCTCACGCACTGCGGGTGGAACTCCACGATCGAGGGGGTGTGCTCGGGGGTGCCCATGCTCACGTGGCCCATGTTTGCGGAGCAGTTCCTTAACGAGAAGCTCATCGTGGACGTGTTGGGGATCGGGGTGCGCGTGGGCGTACAGTTCCCAGTGAGGTGGGGAGACGAAGAGAAGGTGGGAGTTGTTGTGAGGAAGGAGCAGGTTGAGGAGGCGGTGGTCATGTTGATGGATGGAGGAGGAGAAGATCGCCGGAGGAGGGCGCGGGATTTAGCGGTGGTGGCCATGAGTAAGACGGAGACCGGTGGATCTGCACATCTTAACGTCGCGCTTCTCATTCAGGACATTCTCGACCAATCACTTGTCAATTCTAATTGA
- the LOC130998376 gene encoding protein FAR1-RELATED SEQUENCE 5-like: MEHSQKTLLMAMKSSGIGVSRAYRFLDNEAGNRENIAFTRKDVYNELNCESAKLGQVANADANKLMEYLTDKGLSDPSFYWKVKLSDDGRFDNLFFRDSRCLVDYQHFGDVISVDATYKTNKYDLICVPLVEINHHRTNVMFAMAFLSNKKTESYEWLFSTFLETIYHKKPSIIFSDQDYALMNGVDVTFRHTKHRLCQWHINKNAEFEVSWASMIEEFNLSDNRWFSSMYKLRKRWSTAFTRDRFTGGLHATSRSEVTNKVLKELCCSTSSVHEFVLGFERLQRNWRTQKFEEDALCRGMPGMFLRSTEILVQIGELCTRNIFKSIEYEAINSVLVKVFNELPDLNDEFLEYRVASKMAITGYRVVTFNQATKIGYCSCKMWKTEVKSLRQSQPLNTDREPFAGRFKEPLHRPVKNLIQKKKPLFRRRFFTKHRDYRRSQVFSSSKPTGDGTDFVRSTTIPNFFNSQGINLNDDDDTDRFTVD, from the exons ATGGAACATTCCCAAAAGACTTTGCTCATGGCGATGAAGTCTAGTGGAATTGGTGTTAGTCGTGCGTATCGTTTTCTGGATAATGAAGCTGGAAATCGTGAAAACATTGCTTTCACACGCAAAGATGTCTACAATGAGCTCAACTGTGAATCTGCAAAATTGGGGCAAGTTGCCAATGCCGATGCGAACAAGTTGATGGAGTACCTCACCGACAAAGGATTGAGCGACCCTTCGTTCTATTGGAAGGTAAAGTTGAGTGATGATGGCAGGTTTGACAACCTCTTCTTTAGGGATAGTAGATGCCTTGTTGATTATCAACATTTTGGTGACGTTATATCTGTCGATGCTACCTATAAAACCAACAAGTATGACCTGATTTGTGTCCCTCTGGTTGAAATCAATCATCATCGGACGAATGTAATGTTCGCGATGGCCTTTTTATCTAACAAAAAAACCGAGTCGTATGAGTGGTTGTTTTCTACATTTCTAGAGACAATATATCATAAAAAGCCTTCTATAATTTTCTCCGACCAAGATTATGCTCTTATGAACGGTGTTGACGTTACATTTCGACACACAAAGCACAGGCTTTGTCAATGGCATATAAACAAGAATGCGG AGTTCGAAGTCAGTTGGGCAAGTATGATTGAAGAGTTCAACCTGTCGGATAATAGATGGTTTAGTAGCATGTACAAGTTAAGAAAGCGATGGTCTACTGCTTTTACCCGAGATAGATTTACCGGTGGTTTGCATGCGACATCTCGTAGTGAAGTGACGAACAAAGTTCTTAAAGAACTGTGTTGCTCAACTTCTAGTGTCCATGAATTTGTTCTAGGTTTTGAGAGATTACAAAGAAATTGGCGCACACAAAAGTTCGAGGAAGATGCTCTTTGTCGAGGCATGCCTGGTATGTTTTTGCGATCTACTGAAATTCTCGTGCAAATTGGTGAGCTGTGTACCCGTAACATTTTCAAGTCAATTGAGTACGAAGCCATTAACTCTGTATTAGTGAAAGTGTTTAATGAGCTACCTGATTTGAACGACGAGTTCCTTGAGTATAGAGTCGCTTCTAAAATGGCTATTACAGGTTATCGTGTTGTCACATTCAATCAGGCAACAAAGATAGGTTATTGTTCGTGTAAAATGTGGAAAACTGAGG TGAAATCGTTGAGGCAGTCTCAACCTTTGAATACCGACCGAGAACCATTTGCTGGAAGATTCAAAGAGCCACTGCATCGCCCTGTAAAGAATTTAATTCAGAAGAAGAAGCCTCTGTTCCGACGTAGGTTTTTTACTAAACACAGGGATTATCGTAGATCTCAGGTTTTTAGTAGCTCTAAACCAACTGGCGATGGCACTG ATTTTGTTCGGTCCACAACCATTCCAAACTTTTTTAACTCTCAAGGTATTAACCTAAACGATGATGACGACACCGATCGTTTCACCGTTGATTAG